One region of Streptococcus parasanguinis genomic DNA includes:
- the dapD gene encoding 2,3,4,5-tetrahydropyridine-2,6-dicarboxylate N-acetyltransferase — translation MTAQKMSAQEIIAFIGNAEKKTNVKVTFEGELATAVPASVTKLGNVLFGDWKDIEPLLANLTENKDYVVEQDGRNSAVPLLDKRYLNARIEPGAIIRDQVTIEDNAVVMMGAVINIGAEIGAGTMIDMGAILGGRATVGKNSHIGAGAVLAGVIEPASAEPVRIGDNVLVGANAVVIEGVQVGNGSVVAAGAIVTQDVPENVVVAGVPARIIKEIDEKTQQKTALEDALRNL, via the coding sequence ATGACTGCACAAAAAATGTCTGCTCAAGAAATTATCGCTTTTATTGGAAATGCAGAAAAGAAAACAAATGTGAAAGTAACCTTTGAAGGGGAATTGGCAACAGCTGTTCCTGCTTCTGTTACCAAGCTTGGCAATGTTTTGTTCGGTGACTGGAAAGATATCGAGCCCCTTCTTGCCAACTTGACAGAGAACAAGGATTATGTGGTCGAACAAGATGGCCGTAATTCAGCTGTTCCCTTGCTGGATAAGCGCTATCTAAATGCACGTATTGAACCAGGTGCTATTATCCGTGACCAAGTGACCATCGAAGACAATGCTGTCGTGATGATGGGGGCTGTCATCAATATTGGTGCTGAAATCGGTGCAGGAACCATGATTGATATGGGGGCTATCCTTGGTGGCCGTGCAACAGTTGGTAAAAACAGCCACATCGGTGCAGGTGCCGTTCTTGCAGGTGTCATTGAGCCAGCTTCTGCTGAGCCTGTTCGGATCGGCGATAATGTCTTGGTCGGTGCCAATGCAGTTGTGATTGAAGGGGTTCAAGTAGGGAACGGTTCAGTCGTTGCCGCTGGAGCTATCGTTACTCAAGATGTTCCTGAAAATGTGGTCGTAGCTGGTGTCCCTGCTCGCATCATCAAGGAAATCGATGAAAAAACACAACAAAAAACAGCACTCGAAGACGCTTTGCGTAATTTGTAA
- a CDS encoding PTS glucitol/sorbitol transporter subunit IIA, which produces MKKIFEAKVIQVGPEAQNMIQDANMLILFGEEAPEDLAEYCFKIDNKNLLGAILEGGKLVVDSQEYSITAVGNVVEKNLTGLGHITISFDGSKEGSLPGTLHVAADQAVVIEKDSTIQIFETA; this is translated from the coding sequence ATGAAGAAAATTTTTGAAGCTAAAGTAATTCAAGTGGGGCCTGAAGCTCAGAATATGATTCAAGATGCCAATATGCTCATTTTGTTTGGAGAAGAAGCTCCGGAAGACTTAGCAGAGTATTGTTTTAAAATCGATAACAAAAATCTTCTAGGTGCAATACTAGAAGGTGGAAAGCTGGTGGTAGATAGTCAGGAATATTCGATTACTGCCGTAGGAAATGTAGTAGAAAAAAATTTAACTGGACTGGGCCATATCACGATTTCTTTTGATGGTTCAAAAGAGGGCAGCCTGCCGGGCACTCTCCATGTTGCAGCAGACCAAGCAGTAGTAATTGAAAAGGACTCTACCATTCAGATTTTCGAAACTGCTTGA
- the srlE gene encoding PTS glucitol/sorbitol transporter subunit IIB, protein MSYKSIKVVKGNGGFGGPLVITPSEAKHKFIYITGGGEKPDIVDKIADLTGMEAVNGFKTSIPDEEIALAIVDCGGTLRCGIYPKKGIPTINIVATGKSGPLAQYITEEIYVSAVGLNQISAANEDEKATTVVTEKPTYDTSKKITEQKAETSIVARIGMGAGKVVATFNQAAREAIQTMLNTIIPFMAFVSLLIGVIQGSGVGNWLAKLMVPLAGNIWGLILIGFICSLPFLSPLLGPGAVISQIIGTLIGVEIGKGNIPPQMALPAIFAINTQNGCDFIPVALGLSEAKAETVEVGVPSVLYSRFLNGVPRVLVAWIASIGLYQ, encoded by the coding sequence ATGTCATATAAGAGTATAAAAGTTGTTAAAGGAAATGGCGGTTTCGGAGGACCTTTGGTCATTACACCTAGTGAAGCTAAGCATAAATTCATCTATATCACTGGCGGAGGAGAAAAGCCAGATATTGTGGATAAAATTGCTGATTTGACCGGTATGGAAGCTGTTAATGGGTTTAAAACTTCTATCCCAGATGAGGAAATTGCTTTAGCAATCGTGGATTGTGGCGGTACTCTTCGCTGTGGTATTTATCCTAAAAAGGGGATCCCTACAATAAATATTGTAGCTACAGGGAAAAGTGGGCCTCTAGCTCAATATATAACCGAGGAAATCTATGTGTCAGCAGTTGGCCTTAATCAAATTTCTGCTGCTAATGAAGACGAAAAAGCGACAACTGTGGTAACAGAAAAGCCAACTTACGATACTAGTAAAAAAATTACAGAGCAAAAAGCTGAAACAAGTATTGTAGCAAGAATTGGGATGGGCGCTGGGAAGGTCGTTGCGACTTTCAACCAGGCTGCTCGTGAAGCCATCCAAACAATGCTCAACACGATCATTCCTTTCATGGCCTTTGTTTCCTTGCTGATTGGGGTTATTCAAGGTTCAGGTGTTGGAAATTGGCTGGCAAAATTAATGGTTCCCCTAGCTGGGAACATCTGGGGACTCATTTTGATTGGCTTTATCTGTTCCTTGCCATTCCTATCTCCTTTGTTAGGCCCCGGAGCTGTTATCAGTCAGATTATTGGAACCTTAATTGGAGTTGAAATCGGCAAAGGGAATATTCCGCCCCAAATGGCTCTGCCAGCTATATTTGCTATCAACACTCAAAACGGTTGTGATTTCATTCCTGTAGCACTCGGTCTATCTGAAGCCAAGGCTGAAACAGTTGAGGTTGGTGTCCCTTCTGTGCTTTATTCACGCTTTCTCAATGGTGTTCCGCGGGTGCTAGTAGCTTGGATAGCTAGTATTGGCCTTTATCAGTAA
- the srlA gene encoding PTS glucitol/sorbitol transporter subunit IIC — MNHITNFAESFMKLFQLGGETFISWMTNIVPLVLMLLIAMNTLIAFLGEEKVNSLAKISAKNPVSRYMILPFISAFMLGNPMAISMGRFLPEYYKPSFVAAQMQFCHTSNGVFPHINPGELFVWMGIATGIQTLGLSQMDLAIRYMLVGLVMNFVGGWVTDFTTAYVAKQQGVTLSKTFDL, encoded by the coding sequence ATGAATCACATTACAAATTTTGCAGAGAGTTTTATGAAACTCTTCCAATTAGGTGGAGAAACCTTTATTAGCTGGATGACAAATATTGTACCGCTTGTCTTAATGCTATTGATTGCAATGAATACCCTTATCGCTTTCTTGGGAGAAGAGAAGGTCAATTCCCTGGCTAAGATTTCTGCCAAAAATCCTGTTAGCCGGTATATGATTTTACCTTTCATTTCAGCCTTTATGCTGGGGAATCCGATGGCAATCAGTATGGGACGTTTCTTACCAGAATATTATAAACCTAGTTTTGTAGCAGCTCAGATGCAGTTCTGCCATACTTCAAATGGTGTATTTCCGCATATCAATCCTGGGGAATTGTTTGTATGGATGGGAATTGCAACAGGAATTCAAACTTTAGGTTTAAGTCAAATGGACTTAGCCATTCGTTACATGCTTGTTGGGCTTGTCATGAACTTTGTAGGCGGTTGGGTGACCGATTTTACAACTGCTTATGTAGCAAAACAGCAAGGTGTTACCTTGAGTAAAACATTTGATTTATAG
- a CDS encoding transcriptional regulator GutM, with protein sequence MNSLIIFAVFVMAAYIFQMFLGWQQLKDFNKTYTMLRRLGRVAIGRKSGRIKSGTIVMFAVDENGRVLKASKMQGVTILARFQNMDDYVGEDIHYFDKYNPLVRKENKLMQSAIEDARKVYLWHEAGIEKETSSSDSFLGFGFYANYLQLSIKQLFKKNKKGSSL encoded by the coding sequence ATGAATTCGCTAATAATTTTCGCTGTATTTGTCATGGCAGCTTATATATTTCAAATGTTCCTCGGCTGGCAGCAACTCAAAGACTTCAATAAGACCTATACGATGCTCCGAAGACTGGGGCGCGTAGCGATTGGCAGGAAGTCCGGAAGAATCAAATCCGGTACGATTGTCATGTTCGCGGTTGATGAAAACGGTCGGGTTCTTAAAGCTAGCAAAATGCAAGGAGTCACAATCTTAGCACGTTTTCAAAATATGGACGATTATGTTGGAGAAGACATCCATTATTTTGACAAGTATAATCCTCTTGTGAGAAAAGAAAATAAGTTGATGCAATCAGCCATAGAAGATGCTAGAAAAGTCTATCTTTGGCATGAGGCAGGTATTGAGAAAGAGACAAGTTCATCTGATTCTTTTCTGGGATTCGGCTTTTATGCGAATTACTTACAATTATCTATTAAACAGTTATTTAAAAAAAATAAGAAAGGGAGTTCCTTATGA
- a CDS encoding BglG family transcription antiterminator translates to MVSQPTYSLVDMRSELDISMQTLQKSIQQLNDVLAPSIQIISQDDKLMLEVYDYTELERILSGSLKRESDFNSSSKRIAYLLKRLIKSTSPLLIDDLAEEAGVSRSTLNKDLKQVKSLAESYSITISGKPNRGLEVLGSELNLRLLYIHQVAPYFEGKTLTEATSSFLETLLQEYKIPKETKELLRKTISIMVERIYASRVLSCPIPYYRNDLTETPLVEKLIYHIEMTYKISLSQFEIDFLCFPFNIRFIDTLSKPSYQSEQLANIFQGIVKKVKETMLVNFDDEELFEEIKSHLGPLINRLIFHVQANDIFHGEVQTQYPFAFEMAKIAGEELSAIFGSELELSEIGYLALYFEMILRKQNSVVNGSRKQIAVVCTTGRGTAAMIIQQLRRILGNDVDITQYSEEDFNLDLNQDYFAIFTTVPLKYKDSKSPVIQVNHLFDDQWLREEWQRANAFHQKNLETVSLRFLRLSPQKTYQQYLLNMVAELEKLQMIDEGFRNRIIDREKKQSTIFGGGIAFPHTINQGYAKTILMFGKLEEPYQKGDDWIEFIFLVAIPSEIESKMESELLELYDDIFRIAGEPSLKEALRAVETETEFLSFSKSKGVF, encoded by the coding sequence ATGGTCTCACAGCCAACTTATTCCTTAGTAGATATGCGCTCAGAGCTGGATATTAGTATGCAAACCTTGCAAAAGAGTATCCAACAATTAAATGATGTTTTGGCTCCGAGTATCCAGATTATCTCACAAGATGATAAGTTAATGTTAGAGGTGTATGACTATACTGAGTTGGAAAGGATTTTATCTGGTAGTTTAAAACGGGAGAGTGACTTCAATTCTTCCAGTAAAAGAATTGCCTATTTACTAAAACGTTTAATTAAGTCAACCTCCCCTCTTCTTATTGACGACTTGGCTGAGGAGGCAGGTGTTAGTAGAAGTACCCTTAATAAGGATTTAAAACAAGTAAAATCTTTGGCAGAGAGTTACTCTATCACTATTTCAGGAAAGCCCAACCGTGGGCTGGAGGTCTTGGGGTCCGAGCTGAATTTGCGCTTGCTCTATATTCACCAAGTGGCCCCTTACTTTGAAGGAAAGACACTCACCGAGGCAACATCTTCTTTTCTGGAGACGCTACTCCAGGAGTATAAAATCCCGAAAGAAACAAAGGAACTCCTTCGAAAGACAATTTCAATTATGGTGGAGCGTATTTATGCATCTAGGGTGTTGAGTTGCCCTATTCCTTACTATAGGAATGATTTAACAGAGACACCTTTGGTTGAAAAATTAATCTATCATATTGAGATGACTTATAAGATTTCCCTCAGTCAGTTTGAAATAGACTTTTTGTGTTTTCCGTTTAATATCCGTTTTATTGACACTTTAAGCAAGCCGTCTTATCAATCTGAACAGCTTGCAAACATTTTTCAAGGGATTGTCAAGAAAGTCAAAGAAACAATGTTGGTTAACTTTGATGATGAAGAATTATTTGAAGAAATCAAGTCTCATCTAGGCCCCTTAATCAATCGACTGATTTTCCATGTGCAAGCTAATGATATATTCCATGGCGAGGTTCAAACTCAATATCCTTTTGCTTTTGAAATGGCGAAAATTGCTGGAGAAGAACTGTCTGCAATTTTTGGTTCTGAATTGGAATTATCTGAAATCGGATATCTGGCTTTGTATTTTGAAATGATTTTAAGAAAGCAAAACTCTGTTGTAAATGGTTCTCGCAAGCAGATAGCAGTAGTTTGCACAACAGGAAGAGGAACTGCTGCGATGATTATTCAGCAACTCAGACGAATCCTTGGAAATGATGTAGACATTACTCAGTATTCTGAAGAGGATTTTAATCTGGATTTGAATCAGGACTATTTCGCGATTTTTACGACAGTTCCTCTAAAATATAAAGATTCTAAATCTCCAGTCATTCAAGTTAATCATCTTTTTGATGATCAATGGCTGCGGGAAGAATGGCAGAGGGCCAATGCTTTTCATCAAAAAAATCTAGAAACAGTCAGCTTACGTTTTCTTCGGTTGAGTCCCCAAAAAACCTATCAGCAATACTTGCTAAATATGGTTGCAGAGTTAGAGAAACTTCAGATGATTGATGAAGGTTTTAGAAATCGGATAATTGATAGGGAGAAAAAACAATCAACCATTTTTGGTGGAGGAATTGCCTTCCCCCATACAATTAACCAGGGTTATGCAAAGACTATTTTAATGTTTGGAAAGCTAGAAGAGCCTTATCAAAAAGGAGATGATTGGATTGAATTTATCTTTCTAGTCGCCATTCCCTCAGAAATTGAAAGCAAAATGGAGAGTGAATTGCTGGAATTGTATGACGACATTTTTCGAATTGCAGGAGAGCCTTCTCTAAAAGAAGCTTTGAGGGCTGTAGAAACAGAGACAGAGTTTCTATCATTTTCTAAGAGCAAAGGAGTATTTTAA
- a CDS encoding SDR family oxidoreductase yields MNDWLNIKGKTVLVTGASSGIGKAIVEELLELGVNVANFDLSDNDLRHPNLLFVKVDVTSRSEVEEGVAKIVERFGNIDAVVNNAGINIPRLLIDAENPKGPYELDDETFEKVTMINQKGLYLVSQAVGRILVKNGKGVIVNMASEAGLEGSEGQSAYAATKAAVYSYTRSWAKELGKHGVRVVGIAPGIMEATGLRTLSYEEALAYTRGKTVEDIRAGYASTSTTPLGRSGKLREVADLVAFYISDRSSYITGVTTNIAGGKTRG; encoded by the coding sequence ATGAATGATTGGTTAAACATAAAAGGCAAAACAGTTCTTGTGACTGGCGCGTCATCTGGGATCGGTAAGGCAATCGTTGAAGAATTGCTGGAATTAGGTGTCAATGTAGCGAATTTCGATCTTAGCGACAACGATTTGCGTCATCCAAATCTATTATTTGTGAAAGTTGATGTAACTTCTCGCTCTGAAGTAGAAGAGGGTGTTGCCAAAATAGTTGAAAGATTTGGCAATATTGATGCAGTGGTCAATAATGCAGGGATTAATATCCCTAGATTATTAATCGATGCAGAAAATCCTAAAGGTCCTTACGAATTGGACGATGAGACGTTCGAAAAAGTAACGATGATTAATCAAAAAGGTTTGTATCTGGTTAGTCAGGCAGTGGGACGTATTTTAGTGAAAAATGGAAAAGGTGTAATTGTGAACATGGCTTCAGAAGCAGGCTTGGAAGGTTCTGAAGGACAAAGTGCCTATGCTGCCACAAAAGCAGCAGTCTATAGTTACACTCGTTCATGGGCAAAAGAGCTGGGTAAGCATGGTGTACGTGTGGTTGGAATTGCTCCAGGAATTATGGAAGCTACGGGACTTCGAACTCTTTCTTATGAGGAAGCTCTTGCTTATACCCGTGGAAAGACGGTAGAAGATATTCGAGCTGGTTATGCTTCAACTTCAACAACTCCTTTGGGACGAAGTGGTAAACTACGGGAAGTAGCTGACCTTGTAGCATTCTATATTTCAGACCGTTCTAGCTATATAACTGGAGTCACTACAAATATTGCCGGAGGGAAAACTCGCGGTTAA
- a CDS encoding glucose-6-phosphate isomerase, with the protein MSHIKFDYSKVLDKFVAPHELDYMQPQVTAADSALRNGTGPGAEMTGWLNLPEEYDKDEFARIQKAAAKIQSDSEVLIVIGIGGSYLGARAAIDFLNNSFVNLQSKEERKAPQILYAGNSISSSYLADLVDYVSDKDFSVNVISKSGTTTEPAIAFRVFKELLVKKYGQEEANKRIYATTDRAKGAVKVEADANGWDTFVVPDSVGGRFTVLTAVGLLPIAAAGADISKLMEGANAARKAYASDKLAENEAYQYAVVRNILYRKGYLTEVLANYEPSLQYFSEWWKQLAGESEGKDQKGIYPTSANFSTDLHSLGQFIQEGTRILFETVVRVDKPRKNVLIPELAEDLDGLGYLQGKDVDFVNKKATDGVLLAHTDGGVPNMFVTLPEQDEFTLGYTIYFFELAIALSGYLNGINPFDQPGVEAYKKNMFALLGKPGFEELGAELNARL; encoded by the coding sequence ATGTCACATATTAAATTTGACTACTCAAAGGTGTTAGATAAATTTGTAGCACCACATGAACTAGATTATATGCAGCCTCAAGTGACTGCTGCAGATTCTGCTCTGCGAAATGGTACAGGTCCTGGGGCAGAAATGACTGGTTGGTTGAACTTGCCTGAAGAATATGACAAAGATGAATTTGCTCGTATTCAAAAGGCTGCTGCTAAAATCCAATCTGATAGTGAGGTATTGATCGTAATCGGTATTGGTGGTTCCTATTTAGGAGCTCGTGCAGCTATTGATTTCTTGAATAATTCTTTTGTAAATCTACAAAGCAAGGAAGAACGCAAGGCACCTCAAATCCTCTATGCTGGAAATTCTATTTCTTCAAGCTATTTGGCTGATTTGGTAGACTATGTATCAGACAAAGATTTCTCTGTCAACGTTATTTCTAAGTCAGGAACGACTACAGAGCCTGCTATTGCTTTCCGTGTCTTCAAAGAACTCTTGGTTAAGAAGTATGGTCAGGAAGAAGCAAATAAACGGATTTATGCAACTACAGACCGCGCTAAAGGTGCAGTTAAGGTTGAAGCAGATGCTAATGGCTGGGATACTTTTGTAGTGCCTGATAGTGTAGGTGGTCGTTTTACAGTATTGACAGCAGTGGGACTCTTGCCAATCGCAGCTGCAGGGGCTGATATCAGCAAGTTAATGGAAGGAGCAAATGCTGCTCGCAAGGCTTATGCTTCTGATAAGTTGGCTGAAAATGAAGCATATCAATATGCAGTTGTACGCAATATCTTGTACCGTAAAGGTTATCTGACAGAAGTTCTAGCTAACTATGAACCATCTCTGCAATACTTCTCTGAGTGGTGGAAGCAACTGGCTGGTGAGTCAGAAGGGAAAGACCAAAAAGGGATTTACCCAACTTCAGCCAACTTCTCAACAGACTTGCACTCTCTGGGACAATTTATCCAGGAAGGTACCCGTATCCTCTTTGAAACAGTTGTACGTGTAGATAAACCTCGCAAAAATGTGCTGATTCCTGAATTGGCAGAAGACTTGGACGGTCTTGGCTACTTGCAAGGAAAAGATGTTGACTTTGTCAATAAAAAAGCTACAGATGGAGTGCTGTTAGCACACACTGATGGTGGAGTTCCAAATATGTTTGTGACACTGCCTGAGCAAGATGAGTTCACTTTGGGCTACACTATTTACTTCTTTGAGTTGGCTATTGCTCTTTCTGGCTACCTGAATGGTATCAATCCATTTGACCAGCCTGGAGTTGAGGCTTATAAGAAAAACATGTTTGCCCTTCTTGGAAAACCAGGCTTTGAAGAGCTGGGTGCTGAGTTGAATGCACGCCTTTGA
- the tadA gene encoding tRNA adenosine(34) deaminase TadA, protein MDYTIEEKAMFMREALKEAEIALANDEIPIGCVLVKDGQIIGRGHNAREELQRAVMHAEIMAIEEANQRENSWRLLDTTLFVTIEPCVMCSGAIGLARIPQVIYGATNQKFGGAGSLYDILADERLNHRVEVETGILEAECAAIMQTFFRQGRERKKQAKLAAKAETQE, encoded by the coding sequence ATGGACTACACGATAGAGGAAAAAGCGATGTTTATGAGGGAAGCCCTGAAGGAGGCGGAGATTGCCCTCGCCAATGATGAAATACCGATTGGCTGTGTCTTGGTCAAGGATGGTCAGATTATCGGGCGTGGACATAATGCGCGTGAGGAGCTGCAGCGGGCGGTCATGCATGCGGAAATCATGGCGATCGAGGAGGCCAATCAGCGTGAAAATAGCTGGCGCCTGCTGGATACGACGCTTTTTGTCACGATTGAGCCCTGTGTCATGTGTAGTGGTGCCATTGGTCTAGCTCGGATTCCCCAGGTGATTTACGGGGCGACCAATCAGAAGTTCGGTGGAGCAGGTAGTCTCTACGACATTTTGGCAGATGAACGCCTCAATCACCGAGTCGAAGTAGAAACAGGAATCTTGGAAGCAGAATGTGCAGCCATCATGCAGACCTTCTTCCGCCAAGGTCGAGAACGAAAAAAACAAGCCAAACTCGCAGCCAAGGCCGAAACACAAGAATAA
- a CDS encoding HAD family hydrolase — protein sequence MYQTILFDLDGTLTNSELGITNSVAYALGKYGIQVPDKKALRVFIGPPLQESFERFYGFSKEECLKAIDYYHEYFSEKGLYENEVYLGVPDLLASLKQAGKQLIVATSKPEEFSIQILKHFGLYDYFDFVAGATMDRKRSKKSDVIQYALEQNGITDLAHTIMIGDREHDVLGAQAQKFDSIGVLYGFGSREELEEAGATYIAQEVGEIAAFIG from the coding sequence ATGTATCAAACGATTTTATTTGACCTAGACGGCACCTTGACCAATTCAGAACTAGGGATTACCAACTCGGTGGCCTATGCCTTAGGAAAATATGGGATTCAAGTGCCAGACAAGAAAGCATTGAGAGTTTTCATCGGTCCGCCCTTGCAGGAGTCTTTTGAGCGCTTTTATGGATTTTCTAAGGAAGAATGTTTAAAGGCCATTGACTACTATCATGAGTATTTTTCCGAAAAAGGCCTTTATGAAAATGAGGTCTATCTAGGCGTTCCTGACTTGCTGGCTTCTCTCAAGCAGGCTGGCAAACAGTTGATTGTAGCTACGTCAAAGCCTGAAGAATTTTCCATTCAAATTCTCAAACACTTTGGTTTGTATGATTATTTTGACTTTGTCGCTGGTGCGACCATGGATAGAAAACGTAGTAAAAAAAGCGATGTTATCCAGTATGCCTTGGAGCAAAATGGGATTACAGATTTGGCGCATACCATCATGATTGGAGACAGGGAGCACGATGTGCTTGGCGCTCAAGCGCAAAAGTTTGATTCTATCGGTGTCCTTTATGGCTTTGGAAGCAGGGAAGAATTGGAAGAAGCCGGCGCCACCTATATTGCTCAAGAAGTTGGCGAAATTGCAGCTTTTATAGGATAA
- a CDS encoding adenylosuccinate synthase, with amino-acid sequence MTSVVVVGTQWGDEGKGKITDFLSANAEVIARYQGGDNAGHTIVIDGKKFKLHLIPSGIFFPEKISVIGNGVVINPKSLVKELAYLHEEGVTTDSLRISDRAHVILPYHIELDRLQEESKGDNKIGTTIKGIGPAYMDKAARVGIRIADLLDRDVFAERLRINLEEKNRQFTKLYDAEPLSFDDIFEEYYEYGQQIKQYVTDTSVILNDALDNGKRVLFEGAQGVMLDIDQGTYPFVTSSNPVAGGVTIGSGVGPSKIDKVVGVCKAYTSRVGDGPFPTELFDEVGERIREVGHEYGTTTGRPRRVGWFDSVVMRHSRRVSGITNLSLNSIDVLSGLDTVKICVAYDLDGERIDHYPASLEQLKRCKPIYEELPGWSEDITGVRHLDELPENARNYVRRVGELVGVRISTFSVGPDRDQTNILESVWSSL; translated from the coding sequence ATGACATCAGTAGTTGTTGTAGGAACCCAGTGGGGAGATGAAGGAAAAGGGAAGATTACAGACTTCCTATCAGCCAATGCAGAAGTCATTGCTCGCTACCAAGGTGGGGACAATGCCGGTCACACCATCGTGATTGATGGCAAAAAGTTCAAGTTGCACTTGATTCCTTCAGGTATCTTCTTCCCTGAAAAGATTTCTGTCATCGGAAACGGCGTGGTGATCAATCCTAAATCATTGGTCAAAGAGTTGGCTTATCTTCATGAAGAAGGTGTGACAACAGACAGTTTGCGCATTTCAGACCGCGCCCATGTCATCCTCCCTTACCATATCGAATTAGACCGTCTCCAAGAAGAGTCTAAGGGAGACAACAAGATCGGAACGACGATTAAAGGGATTGGACCAGCCTACATGGACAAGGCTGCGCGTGTGGGAATCCGGATTGCGGACCTTTTGGACCGCGACGTCTTCGCAGAACGCCTTCGCATCAACTTGGAAGAAAAGAACCGTCAATTTACCAAACTCTATGATGCAGAGCCTCTTTCATTTGACGATATCTTCGAAGAATACTATGAATATGGTCAACAAATCAAACAATATGTAACCGATACTTCTGTTATCTTGAACGATGCTTTGGATAACGGCAAGCGCGTGCTCTTTGAAGGAGCACAAGGGGTTATGTTGGATATCGACCAAGGAACTTATCCATTTGTAACCTCTTCAAACCCTGTTGCAGGTGGAGTGACCATCGGATCAGGTGTCGGCCCAAGCAAGATCGACAAGGTTGTCGGTGTATGTAAAGCCTATACCAGCCGTGTCGGTGACGGACCATTCCCAACAGAGCTGTTTGATGAAGTGGGCGAGCGCATCCGTGAAGTGGGGCATGAGTATGGGACAACAACCGGTCGTCCTCGTCGTGTTGGTTGGTTTGACTCAGTTGTCATGCGCCATAGCCGCCGCGTGTCAGGAATTACCAACCTTAGCTTGAACTCGATCGACGTTCTGTCCGGCTTGGATACAGTGAAAATCTGTGTAGCCTACGACTTGGATGGGGAACGCATCGACCACTACCCAGCAAGCTTGGAGCAACTCAAACGTTGCAAACCAATCTATGAAGAATTACCAGGCTGGTCAGAAGACATCACAGGTGTCCGCCACTTGGATGAGCTTCCAGAAAATGCCCGCAACTATGTCCGCCGTGTCGGTGAATTAGTTGGTGTGCGCATTTCAACCTTCTCAGTCGGACCAGATCGTGACCAAACCAATATCCTTGAAAGTGTGTGGTCTAGTTTATAA